The sequence CCCTGCCCGGAGTGGGCCGCAAGACGGCGAACGTGGTCCTCGGCAACGCCTTCGGTGTCCCGGGCATCACCGTGGACACGCACTTCGGCCGGCTGGTCCGCCGGTGGAAGTGGACCGAGCAGGAGGACCCGGAGAAGGTCGAGGCGGAGATCTGCGCGATCTTCCCCAAGAGCGAGTGGACGATGCTCTCGCACCGCGTCGTCTTCCACGGCCGCCGGATCTGCCATGCGCGCAAGCCCGCCTGCGGGGTCTGCCCGATCGCCCCGCTCTGCCCGGCGTACGGGGAGGGCGAGACCGACCCGGAGAAGGCGAAGAAGCTGCTCAAGTACGAGAAGGGCGGCCAGCCCGGCCAGCGGCTGACCCCGCCCGCCGACTATCCCGGCCTCCCGGCCCAGCCGCTGGGCGGCCCGCAGGCGCGGCCGTAGGAACGAATCGGTACCCGGACCGCGTTTGCGGTGTGGGGGAACACGGACAGGGGTGCCTATGACTGGGGCGACGCAGAACCGACCGGTGGCCGAAGCGGGCCAGCACGACGGGGGCCAGCACGACGGGGGCCAGCACGACGGGGGCCAGTACGACGCGGGCCCACATGACGCCGGCGCGGACGGCGCCGACGCGGACGGCGCCGACGTGCACCGTGCCGACGCAAACGGCGCCGGCGCGCGTACGGAGGCCCGCGCGGGCACGGGCGGCAGCACCGCCCTCAGCACGCAGGGCCTGCCCGGGTGGCTCGACCCGGTCGTGGAGGCCGCGCGGACCGTCCGCCCGGCCCAGCTCAGCCGCTTCCTGCCGCCCGAGGACGGCCGCGGGCGGCAGTCCGCCGTCCTCATCCTCTTCGGCGAGGGCCCCCGCGGCCCCGAGCTGCTGCTGATGGAGCGGGCCGGGAGCCTGCGCTCGCACGCCGGCCAGCCCTCCTTCCCCGGCGGCGCCCTCGACCCGGAGGACGGCGACCCGCACACCACCGGCCCGCTGCGCGCCGCGCTGCGCGAGGCCGAGGAGGAGACGGGGCTGGACCCCGCCGGTGTGCAGCTCTTCGGGGTGCTGCCCCGCCTCTACATCCCGGTCAGCGAGTTCGTCGTGACCCCGGTCCTCGGCTGGTGGCGGGCCCCCAGCCCGGTCGGCGCCGTGGACCCGGCGGAGACCGCCCGGGTGTTCACGGTGCCCGTGGCCGATCTCACCGACCCCGGGCACCGTGTCACCGCGATCCACCCGAGCGGCCACCACGGCCCCGCTTTCACCGTCGAATCGGCCCTGGTCTGGGGTTTCACCGCCGGGGTCATCGACCGTCTGCTGCACTTCGCGGGCTGGGAGGTCCCGTGGGACCGCTCACGCCAGGTCCCGCTCGACTGGCGCTCGTGAGACGGTGACCCACGTGAACGTGCTGGACATCTTGTTGCTGCTCGCCGCCGTATGGTTCGCGATCATCGGCTACCGCCAGGGCTTCGTCGTCGGCATCCTGTCGGTGATCGGCTTCCTCGGCGGCGGCCTCATCGCCGTGTCCCTGCTCCCGCTGATCTGGGACCGGGTGACGGACAAAGGAACGCAGGCGTCCTCCACGGCCGTCGTCATCGCCGTGGTCGTGATCATCATCTGTGCCTCGATCGGCCAGGCCCTGACCACCCACCTCGGCAGCAAGCTCCGCCGCCAGATCACCTGGTCACCGGCGCGCGCGGTCGACGCCACCGGCGGGGCCCTGGTCAATGTGGTCGCCATGCTGCTGGTGGCCTGGCTGATCGGTTCCCTGCTCGCCCAGACCTCGCTGCCCACGCTGGGCAAGGAGGTCCGCAACTCCAAGGTGCTGCTCGGCGTGTCGCGGGTCCTGCCCGCCCAGGCGAACACCTGGTTCTCGGACTTCAGTTCCACGCTCGCCCGCAACGGCTTCCCCCAGGTCTTCAACCCGTTCTCCAACGAGCCCATCACCGAGGTGAAGGCGCCCGACCCGGCGCTGGCCAGCAGCCCCGTCAGCGAGCAGGCCAAGCGCTCGATCGTGAAGGTCGTCGGCACCGCGCCCAGTTGCAGCAAAGTGCTGGAGGGCACCGGCTTCGTCTTCGCCCCGGGCAAGGTCATGACCAACGCGCACGTCGTGGGCGGGGTCGGCGAGCCGACCGTACAGATCGGCGGCGAGGGCAAGCTGTACGACGCGAAGGTCGTGCTCTACGACTGGGCGCGCGACATCGCCGTCCTGGACGTGCCCAAGCTGAAGGCGCAGCCGCTGGAGTTCGCCGACAAGGACGCGGTGAGCGGCAGCGACGCGATCGTCGCCGGCTTCCCCGAGAACGGTGGGTACGACGTCCGTCCGGCCCGTGTGCGCGGCCGGATCAACGCCAACGGCCCGGACATCTACCACCGGGGCACGGTCCGACGGGACGTCTACTCGCTGTACGCGACGGTCCGTCAGGGCAACTCCGGCGGTCCGCTGCTGACGCCCGACGGCAAGGTGTACGGGGTCGTCTTCGCCAAGTCCCTCGACGACCCGAACACCGGCTACGTGCTGACGGCCGACGAGATCCGCGACGACATCCGGATCGGGAAGACCGCCGACCGCCGGGTCGACAGCCAGGGCTGCGCCCTCTGAGCCGTACGGGCACGGGGGCCCGTACGGCCGGGAAGTCGGTCTCCGCGCGGTCTACGTCCGCGGATGGCGCAGGCGTGCCGAGACCCAGCGGGCCCGGCGGCGCAGGATGCGGGGGATCCCGAGTCGTGGGTCGTGGCCGTGGCGGCCCGCCCTCTCGTGGGTGCCCGGGTCAGTCGCCGGGCGGTGTTCGTGTGCGGTGTCACCGTAGTCGTGCGTCCAGCTCATACTCCGAGCTGTGCCCGGGCCCCAAGGTCGGTAACCCCGTCCAGGGCGGCCAATTGGCCTATGCGCCGGGCAATTGAATGTTTGTAAGACAGGCGTGCGGGCGGGCCTGGCGGACCGTCAGCGGTCCGGCTCGGGATCCTTCAGCCAGTTGACCAGCTCGGTCGAGAAGGCCGCCGGGTCCTCCTCGTGCGGGAAGTGCCCGAGGCCGTCGAACAGCCGCCAGCGGTACGGGGCTTCGACGTACTGACCGGAGCCGGCCGCGCTCCGCGTGCGCATCACCGGGTCGAGCGAGCCGTGCAGGTGCAGCGTCGGGACCCGCACCGGCCGCTTCATCCGCCGGTTGAACTGGAGGCCGTCGGGCCGCGCCATGGACCGCATCATCCAGCGGTACGGCTCGACCGAGCAGTGCGCCGTCGACGGGATGCACATCGCCCGCTGGTACACGGTCAGGTCCTCGTCCTCGGGCAGCCGCGGCCCGGACCAGTCCCGGATCAGCTGCCCCACGAGCGCCCCGTCGTCGGCGACGAGCTGCCGCTCCGGGACGAACGGCCGCTGGAAGCCCCAGATGTGCGAACTCGCCCGCGTCTGGCCGAAGTCCGACAGCATCGCCGAGCGCCAGCGGCGCGGGTGCGGCATGGACGAGACCACGAGCCGACGCACCAGCTTGGGCCGCATCACGGCCGCCGTCCACGCGAGGTACCCGCCGAGGTCGTGCCCGACGAGGGCGGCGTCCGGCTCGCCGAGAGACCGGATGACCCCGGTGACGTCCAGGGCCAGATTGGCGGGGTCGTAGCCGCGGGGCGTGCGGTCGCTGCCGCCGACACCGCGCAGGTCCATCGCGACCGCCCGGTACCCGGCATCGGCGAGCGCGGTCAGCTGGTGCCGCCACGTCCACCAGAACTGCGGGAAACCGTGCAGGAGCAGCACCAGCGGCCCGTCACCGACCTCGGCTACGTGGAACCGGGCGCCGTTGGCCGCGACATCGCGGTGCGTCACCGCCCGGCCGCCGGGGAGGTCGAGCCGTACCGCCGTGGCGGCGGTGGGGGGAGTGCCGGGATCCGGGGTGGACGCTGTCATGAGGACGAGCGTGCCACACCCACAGCCTGGTCACTCACCGGCCGCGGGTGCGGCTTGACGGTTCCGACGAGCGCCGCGGTCTGCTTGACGGAGGCGATGGTCTTCTCCGGCGGCTTGACCTTCTTGAACTTCTTCACCGCGATCAGCGCCAGCAGGCCCGCGAGCAGCAGGAACGCCGAGCCGACGATGAGGAAGGACCAGGCGAGCCCGAGCCCGAGGTTGTGGATCCCGTAGGCCGCGGCGAAGCTCAGCACCGGCAGGGAGAAGAGGGCGAACACTCCTGCGACGATGATGGCGGCGCTTCCGATGCCCGCGCGCTTGACGTCCTGGCGGATCTCCGCCTTGGCGAGGGCGATCTCGTCGTGCACCAGGGCGGACATCTCGGCGGTGGCCGAGGCGACCAGCTGGCCGAGTGTGCGCTCGGCTCCCTGCGCCCCTTGGTCCACTGCGCTCATCGCTCTCTCCCTCTGTCGTCTGCTGTCGTCTGCGTCGGCGGCTGTCCTGCGTCGTCAGTCAGTCGTCAGTCAGATCATGCCGGACGACCGGCGTCACTGCTGGACCCGGCCGCCGCTTCGGCCCCCGCCGCGGTCGCCACTTCGGCCTTGCGGCGGTGCTCCGCGGCCCTGTCCTCGTAGATCTTCGCCATCCGGAGGTGGTAATCCGGGTTGTGCTCCTCGTAGATGTCCGGGATGCCGTCGAGGTCATCGTCCCGCTCCTCGGCGTCGATGAGCGCCCTGTACGTGCGGTTGCGGAGCTTGAGCATGACGCCCGCGGCCACGGCGGCGATGA comes from Streptomyces sp. NBC_01408 and encodes:
- a CDS encoding phage holin family protein produces the protein MSAVDQGAQGAERTLGQLVASATAEMSALVHDEIALAKAEIRQDVKRAGIGSAAIIVAGVFALFSLPVLSFAAAYGIHNLGLGLAWSFLIVGSAFLLLAGLLALIAVKKFKKVKPPEKTIASVKQTAALVGTVKPHPRPVSDQAVGVARSSS
- the nth gene encoding endonuclease III → MPKPESHLAMVRRARRINRELAEIYPYAHPELDFRNPFELLVATVLSAQTTDLRVNQTTPALFAAYPTPEDMAAAAPEDLEELIRPTGFFRAKSRSLLGLSQALRDRFGGEVPGRIEDLVTLPGVGRKTANVVLGNAFGVPGITVDTHFGRLVRRWKWTEQEDPEKVEAEICAIFPKSEWTMLSHRVVFHGRRICHARKPACGVCPIAPLCPAYGEGETDPEKAKKLLKYEKGGQPGQRLTPPADYPGLPAQPLGGPQARP
- a CDS encoding MarP family serine protease — its product is MNVLDILLLLAAVWFAIIGYRQGFVVGILSVIGFLGGGLIAVSLLPLIWDRVTDKGTQASSTAVVIAVVVIIICASIGQALTTHLGSKLRRQITWSPARAVDATGGALVNVVAMLLVAWLIGSLLAQTSLPTLGKEVRNSKVLLGVSRVLPAQANTWFSDFSSTLARNGFPQVFNPFSNEPITEVKAPDPALASSPVSEQAKRSIVKVVGTAPSCSKVLEGTGFVFAPGKVMTNAHVVGGVGEPTVQIGGEGKLYDAKVVLYDWARDIAVLDVPKLKAQPLEFADKDAVSGSDAIVAGFPENGGYDVRPARVRGRINANGPDIYHRGTVRRDVYSLYATVRQGNSGGPLLTPDGKVYGVVFAKSLDDPNTGYVLTADEIRDDIRIGKTADRRVDSQGCAL
- a CDS encoding CoA pyrophosphatase, coding for MPGWLDPVVEAARTVRPAQLSRFLPPEDGRGRQSAVLILFGEGPRGPELLLMERAGSLRSHAGQPSFPGGALDPEDGDPHTTGPLRAALREAEEETGLDPAGVQLFGVLPRLYIPVSEFVVTPVLGWWRAPSPVGAVDPAETARVFTVPVADLTDPGHRVTAIHPSGHHGPAFTVESALVWGFTAGVIDRLLHFAGWEVPWDRSRQVPLDWRS
- a CDS encoding alpha/beta fold hydrolase, yielding MTASTPDPGTPPTAATAVRLDLPGGRAVTHRDVAANGARFHVAEVGDGPLVLLLHGFPQFWWTWRHQLTALADAGYRAVAMDLRGVGGSDRTPRGYDPANLALDVTGVIRSLGEPDAALVGHDLGGYLAWTAAVMRPKLVRRLVVSSMPHPRRWRSAMLSDFGQTRASSHIWGFQRPFVPERQLVADDGALVGQLIRDWSGPRLPEDEDLTVYQRAMCIPSTAHCSVEPYRWMMRSMARPDGLQFNRRMKRPVRVPTLHLHGSLDPVMRTRSAAGSGQYVEAPYRWRLFDGLGHFPHEEDPAAFSTELVNWLKDPEPDR